The genomic region CACAGGCCCAGCTTCTGTTTCATGCCGCCTGACAACTTGCCGGCTGGACGGGTGAGGAATGAGTACAGCCCTGTGCTGCGGGTCAGGTCATCAATACGGCGACGGCGCTCCGCGGCGTCATGGCCAAACAGTCGGGCGAAAAATTGCAGGTTTTCCTCGACCGAAAGCGTCGGGTAGAGATTCTTGCCCAATCCCTGTGGCATATAGGCAATACGTGGGCAGACCCGATTGCGATGGGCAACCTGGCGCATATCGCCGCCCAGCACGCTGACCTGGCCCTGCTGTATCGCCTTGGCTCCCGCCAGAAGCGACAGAAGGCTGGATTTACCGACACCGTCCGGGCCGATGAGCCCGACCATTCGGCCTGCGGGAATATCCAGAGTAATGTTGGCTAATGCCTGGGTCTTACCGTAGGTCAGCACTACGTCCCTGACGCTGGCGACGCCAGGCAACGGATCGCCTTGGGGTTCGTCCGTCATTTAGAAACTTTCACAGCCAGTTCAACTGGCCAGTCGGCTTGCGGGTCAAGCTTGACCCAGGCCACACCGGGCAGACCGGTCTTGATCTGTGTGAGGTTGCGCAGCAAAAGGTCCCGATCGATCTGCGCCTTGACACGAAACATCAGCTTCTGACGTTCGCTGGCCGTTTCAACGGTCTTCGGGGTGAATTGTGCAACGCTGGCGACGAACGAGACCTTCGCCGGTATGACGTACTGAGGTGCGGCATCGAGAATGATGCGGATATCGCTGCCCAGCGCGACCCGCCCTGCCACACTTTCCGGGAGAAAAAACGTCAGGTACACGTCGGAAAGATCGACCAGGTTGAGTACCTTGCCGCCCGCCGCCAACACTTCGCCCGGCTGAGCGACGCGGTACTGAACGCGCCCGGCGCGTGGCGCGACCAGCTGGCTATCGGTGATGTCGGCCTCTATTCGAGCAATCGTGGCCAGGCTCGCCGTCACCGCCGATTGCGCGCCCACGACCTCGGCTTGAGCAGCCTCAATATTGGCTTGAGCCGCTGCCACCTGAGCCTGAGCCGCCTTCAGTGTCGCCTCGGCGCTTCGTACGTTCGCTCGGTCATCGTCATATTGCTGAGTCGACAAAGCGCCTTCACGGGACAACATTTCGGAACGTTTCAGTCGGCGCTTCATGGCGTCAAGTTCGCTTTCGCGTTGAGCGATCAGCGCCTCGGCAGCCAATTTGTCGCTTCGACGTACCAATACCTGTGCCTTGGTGCCCAACACGGTGTTGATCGCCTGCTGATGCTGAGCGGCAGCCTCGTCACGCTGAGCCGTAAGCGTCTGGATTTGCATGCTTGCCAACATCTGTCCGCGTTCGACGAAGTCACCCTCCTGCACCAGGATGTCATCCACACGACCCGCAAGTTTTGCCGAGACATCCACTTCGGTGGCCTCGATACGCCCGTTCCCGCTGACAAACCCATCGCCAAACCCGACAGGGTTCAAGGCCTTCCACATAAACCAGCCTGCAACCAACACAACGACGACGCCCAGGGGCACTAACAGCTTATTGCCAGGTACTTTCATGAATAACGACCTTAGTCCTTGGGCTTTACGTTCAATTCAGGCGTTCGGCAGCCATAGCGAAGTGGCCTGGTCTGCGCTTGTGCGGCGTACAAAGCGACTCGGCTGCAATGCATGGGAATAGGTCCGCCCACTGAATCCCCTAGCGAGTTCAAAAGTGTTCGATTCGCGCAACGGCAACGCGCAAGTCTCAAGCAATATCCGTTTCCAGCTGCAACGAGCGAATGTGGCTGCGAATTCAGGTCGGGAGTTGGCTGCCCCTGAAACGACAGCGGGTCAGCCTCGTTTCGGGCCCTCAACAGTGAGACGCCCCCACGATCCGGTGCTAGGATTAGCCCACCATGAAAATTAATTCATCGAGCGTTGATTAAAGCGTCGCTTCGACGCACATGTCAACCAATCCGTCTAGATCAGGTATATCCACCGAATGCCCAACGAGCTCACCAAACGCCGAGGCAGGCCGCCCAAAGCCGACGAGGTCAAACCCGATGCCATTCTGCGGGCGGCATTGACGTGCTTTGCAACGCACGGTTTCGAAGGTGCCAGCCTGCGGCGTATCGCTACCGCGGCGGACGTCGACGTGGCCTTGATCGCGCATCGCCATGGCGCAAAGCTGGATCTGTGGAAAGCAGTCGTGGATGACATAGCAAGTAAATTTGTCCTGGAACTGAGTCGATCACGAAGTCCCGCCGAATTCGCCGATGGAACGTCCATGGACCGACTTCAGCTTGCGATTGACCAGATGATCGACTTTTCAGCAGATGCACCGGAAATGTCGATGTTCGTCATAAAGGAAATCGCCCAGAGGGATGAAAGATTCCACTACGTCTATGAGCGCCTCATCAGGCCCGCACAAGAGGTCTTGCTGCCAACCGTTGAGCTCGCAATCGCTGATGGCTTTCTTGAAAACGTTGATCCCGAGCTGTTTTTCTATAATGTCTCCGGTGCTATTGCCCTGACAGTTTCGATGCGCTCTTTGGTCGGACAGCTCGACGGTAATGCATTCAGTTCTGAACATTTTTTGCCCGGCATGAAATCGCTATGGAGATCACTTCTTCAGCGGGAAATTTGAATACGCAAGCTGCATGTGCAACCTAATCGTCGGTCATCACAGGCGACACACTCAGGCGTTTACGCCGTCAATGCAACGGCGTGCATTCGGTTCTTCCGAGCCGTGAGACAGGA from Pseudomonas synxantha harbors:
- a CDS encoding HlyD family secretion protein translates to MKVPGNKLLVPLGVVVVLVAGWFMWKALNPVGFGDGFVSGNGRIEATEVDVSAKLAGRVDDILVQEGDFVERGQMLASMQIQTLTAQRDEAAAQHQQAINTVLGTKAQVLVRRSDKLAAEALIAQRESELDAMKRRLKRSEMLSREGALSTQQYDDDRANVRSAEATLKAAQAQVAAAQANIEAAQAEVVGAQSAVTASLATIARIEADITDSQLVAPRAGRVQYRVAQPGEVLAAGGKVLNLVDLSDVYLTFFLPESVAGRVALGSDIRIILDAAPQYVIPAKVSFVASVAQFTPKTVETASERQKLMFRVKAQIDRDLLLRNLTQIKTGLPGVAWVKLDPQADWPVELAVKVSK
- a CDS encoding TetR/AcrR family transcriptional regulator, translated to MPNELTKRRGRPPKADEVKPDAILRAALTCFATHGFEGASLRRIATAADVDVALIAHRHGAKLDLWKAVVDDIASKFVLELSRSRSPAEFADGTSMDRLQLAIDQMIDFSADAPEMSMFVIKEIAQRDERFHYVYERLIRPAQEVLLPTVELAIADGFLENVDPELFFYNVSGAIALTVSMRSLVGQLDGNAFSSEHFLPGMKSLWRSLLQREI